The following proteins come from a genomic window of Bacteroidota bacterium:
- a CDS encoding O-antigen ligase family protein: MLQTLKLKWIYSISISFILLNALFIYHEIYWILLLPLAIAIVLLSLFSLDKFLLLIVFLTPLSVVIENSDFNIGLSLPSEPLMFGAMILFIFKLIHKNNFDNRVLKHPVTIAIIVSLLWTFVTSVTSVMPLVSFKFLLSRLWFIIPFYFIGTQLFHKYKNINKFLWLSIIPISIVVIYTIINHAGYDFEHKPAHWVMSPFYNDHTSYGAVLAMFFPVFFLFLKDDYSKVVKSLAVFFMLVFIVGIVFSYTRAAWLSLGFAGILGIIYLLKVRFLTLILTTTIVLGLFFAFQADLLMMIEKNRQDSSNNLTEHVQSMSNVTSDASNLERINRWQSALRMFIEKPVFGWGPGTYAFQYAPFQNSDEKTIISTNAGDGGNAHSEYIGPLVEQGVIGMLSFIIIIICVYYRSTLLYIRLKDSRKKTLVLVVLLGFTTYVIHGFLNNFLDTDKAAVPFWSFLAILTAMDIFHSKENALPDDQQMG; encoded by the coding sequence TTGTTACAGACCCTGAAATTAAAATGGATTTATAGCATCAGTATTTCATTTATATTACTGAATGCCCTTTTTATTTACCATGAAATTTATTGGATATTGCTTTTACCCCTTGCAATAGCAATTGTTCTTCTTTCCTTGTTTTCCCTTGACAAATTTTTGTTGCTCATTGTTTTTTTAACTCCACTTTCTGTTGTTATTGAAAACAGTGATTTTAATATTGGATTGTCTCTGCCAAGTGAACCATTGATGTTTGGGGCTATGATTTTGTTCATTTTTAAGCTGATTCACAAAAACAACTTCGACAATAGAGTATTAAAACACCCTGTTACAATTGCCATTATTGTCAGTCTTCTTTGGACTTTTGTTACATCCGTTACCAGTGTTATGCCCTTGGTTTCTTTTAAATTTCTTCTTTCACGTTTATGGTTTATTATTCCTTTTTATTTTATCGGAACTCAATTGTTCCATAAGTATAAAAACATCAATAAATTCTTATGGCTTTCCATTATTCCAATAAGCATAGTAGTTATTTATACCATAATTAACCATGCTGGTTATGATTTTGAGCATAAACCCGCCCATTGGGTAATGTCACCTTTTTACAATGACCATACTTCCTATGGAGCTGTTCTTGCAATGTTTTTTCCTGTCTTTTTTCTTTTTTTGAAAGATGACTATTCTAAAGTGGTAAAATCCTTGGCCGTTTTTTTTATGCTTGTTTTTATTGTTGGAATTGTATTTTCATATACCCGGGCTGCATGGCTAAGTCTTGGATTTGCTGGAATTTTAGGAATTATATACCTGCTCAAAGTCAGATTCCTGACACTCATATTAACTACTACAATTGTTTTAGGATTGTTTTTCGCCTTCCAGGCAGATTTATTAATGATGATTGAAAAAAACAGGCAGGATTCCTCCAACAACCTTACTGAACATGTACAATCCATGTCAAATGTGACTTCTGATGCATCGAATCTTGAACGTATCAACAGATGGCAGTCTGCATTGAGAATGTTTATTGAAAAACCTGTTTTTGGTTGGGGACCAGGAACTTATGCTTTTCAATATGCTCCTTTTCAAAACTCCGATGAAAAGACAATTATTAGTACCAATGCCGGTGATGGGGGCAATGCGCATAGCGAATATATTGGCCCTCTTGTTGAACAAGGTGTAATTGGAATGTTGTCTTTTATTATCATTATTATTTGTGTTTATTATAGAAGCACGTTATTGTATATAAGGCTAAAAGATAGCAGGAAAAAAACCTTGGTACTTGTTGTGCTATTGGGTTTTACAACATATGTTATACATGGTTTTCTTAATAATTTCCTTGATACAGATAAGGCAGCTGTTCCTTTTTGGAGTTTTCTGGCAATTTTAACTGCAATGGATATTTTTCACAGTAAAGAAAATGCTTTGCCTGATGATCAGCAAATGGGATAA
- a CDS encoding glycosyltransferase family 4 protein: MIIAVNTRLLIKNKLEGIGRFAYETLSRITVQHPEHTFVFIFDRNYEKEFIFSSNVIPVIIGPQARHPILFFLWFEFSVKKILAKYKADIFVSPDGYLSLSTNVKSLAVIHDLNFEHYPDDLPCLIGKYYRYFFPRFAKKASRIATVSKFSKQDIIHRYGISEDKIDVVYNGPSDIFKPAIAVDIESTRSKYANGKPYFLYVGSLHPRKNIGNLFKAFDLFRKKTKADIKLLITGEKYYWTDEMQKVYESLEFKQDIIFTGRINDLELAKVMPAALALTYVSYFEGFGIPVVEAMQCDVPVITSNQTSLPEIAGNAALLTDPFSVESIAHAMSGIYNYPALRKELIEKGRIRREKYSWQKTSELLFDSICKAVK; this comes from the coding sequence TTGATAATAGCTGTTAATACAAGGTTACTGATCAAAAACAAACTGGAAGGTATTGGCAGGTTTGCATATGAAACCCTAAGTCGTATTACTGTTCAACATCCTGAACACACCTTTGTTTTTATTTTTGATAGAAATTATGAAAAGGAATTTATTTTTTCCTCCAATGTAATTCCAGTTATCATTGGACCTCAGGCCAGGCATCCAATTTTGTTTTTTTTGTGGTTTGAGTTTAGTGTAAAAAAAATACTTGCAAAATATAAAGCGGATATTTTTGTTTCACCTGATGGTTATTTGTCACTTTCAACAAATGTAAAATCCTTGGCTGTTATACACGATTTAAATTTTGAACATTATCCTGATGACTTGCCTTGCCTGATTGGCAAATACTACAGGTATTTCTTTCCCAGGTTTGCAAAAAAAGCCAGCAGGATTGCAACGGTTTCAAAATTTTCAAAACAGGACATTATACACAGATACGGTATTTCTGAAGATAAAATTGATGTGGTTTACAATGGGCCCTCAGATATATTTAAGCCTGCCATTGCTGTTGATATTGAAAGCACAAGGAGCAAATATGCAAATGGCAAACCCTATTTTTTATATGTTGGATCGCTTCATCCACGAAAAAACATTGGCAACTTATTTAAAGCGTTTGATTTATTCAGAAAAAAAACAAAAGCAGATATTAAACTTCTTATTACTGGGGAAAAATATTATTGGACAGATGAAATGCAAAAAGTATATGAGAGCCTGGAGTTTAAACAAGATATTATTTTCACAGGAAGAATAAACGATTTGGAATTGGCAAAGGTTATGCCTGCAGCACTTGCCCTGACTTATGTTTCATATTTTGAAGGCTTTGGAATACCTGTTGTTGAAGCCATGCAATGTGATGTTCCTGTAATTACATCCAATCAAACTTCTTTACCTGAAATTGCAGGCAATGCCGCTTTATTAACCGATCCATTTTCTGTTGAATCTATAGCCCATGCAATGTCAGGAATATACAACTATCCCGCTTTAAGAAAAGAGTTAATTGAAAAAGGTCGTATTCGAAGAGAAAAGTATAGTTGGCAAAAAACCTCAGAATTATTATTTGATAGCATTTGCAAAGCAGTTAAGTAA
- a CDS encoding TolC family protein: MHKIKLFIILFLAVSTFNADAQEVMDIQQAIDIALKNNYSIVIARNEALIAETNNTPGNAGFLPQVGANFFRGENLNYTRQEFFNGEVREGSNVKTSNMNANIQLNWTLFDGFNMFATRKMLQEFEDIGILNTKIKVDLTISQVIATYYAIVQKQKQIKTIKNAIEISQERKRIAKERLNIGAGSGLEMLQASVDINSDSSALLRQEFDLIRTKAALNELLIRDPEFDFIVPDQILMREVLKYEELAQKVSQQNPELLIAQRNSRIADLNLKQSQSSIYPTISVNSGYVYSNFESQLGLLQSNLNRGVNYGLTASWGLFNGFTQKTRRKVAQIEIMNQDNLRQQTELRVKNELYQIYTSYITSKLLVDIEKKNLEVAQQNLNVSTEKMKIGTITAIELREAQRNLIDAEFRLIMTEYEAKLSETELLRLSGQLITK; this comes from the coding sequence ATGCATAAAATTAAGCTATTTATAATCCTTTTTCTGGCAGTTAGTACTTTTAATGCAGATGCACAAGAGGTTATGGACATTCAACAGGCCATTGACATTGCTTTAAAGAACAATTATTCCATTGTAATTGCGCGAAATGAAGCACTTATAGCAGAAACAAACAACACTCCTGGAAATGCAGGATTTCTACCTCAAGTGGGAGCAAATTTTTTTAGAGGAGAAAACCTCAACTATACCAGGCAGGAATTTTTTAATGGTGAGGTGAGGGAAGGTTCAAATGTTAAAACCAGCAATATGAATGCAAACATTCAATTGAACTGGACACTATTTGATGGTTTTAACATGTTTGCAACCAGAAAGATGCTGCAGGAATTTGAAGATATTGGAATCTTGAACACAAAAATAAAAGTGGATCTTACCATTTCACAGGTTATTGCTACTTATTATGCAATTGTACAAAAGCAAAAGCAAATTAAAACCATTAAGAATGCAATTGAAATTTCCCAGGAAAGAAAAAGAATTGCAAAAGAACGGCTGAATATAGGCGCTGGGTCAGGTTTGGAAATGTTACAGGCAAGCGTTGACATAAACTCCGACAGTTCTGCTCTTTTACGCCAGGAATTTGATTTAATAAGAACTAAAGCAGCTTTGAATGAGCTGTTGATAAGGGATCCTGAGTTCGATTTTATTGTACCTGATCAGATTTTAATGAGAGAAGTACTTAAGTATGAAGAACTCGCTCAAAAAGTATCTCAACAAAATCCTGAACTTTTAATTGCTCAAAGAAACAGCAGGATTGCCGATTTGAATTTAAAGCAATCGCAGTCTAGCATATACCCTACTATTTCAGTGAACTCAGGTTATGTGTACAGTAATTTTGAATCACAGCTTGGATTACTCCAATCCAACTTAAACCGGGGTGTAAATTATGGATTAACGGCAAGTTGGGGTTTATTTAATGGTTTCACACAGAAAACCAGAAGAAAAGTTGCTCAAATTGAGATTATGAATCAGGATAACCTGCGTCAGCAAACTGAGCTTAGAGTAAAGAATGAGCTGTATCAAATTTACACCTCTTATATAACATCCAAATTACTTGTAGATATTGAAAAGAAAAACCTTGAAGTAGCTCAGCAAAACCTGAATGTGAGCACAGAGAAAATGAAGATTGGAACAATCACAGCAATTGAACTTCGTGAAGCTCAACGCAACCTGATTGATGCAGAATTTCGCCTTATTATGACTGAATATGAAGCCAAGCTTTCTGAAACAGAATTGTTGAGATTAAGCGGACAACTAATTACAAAATAG
- a CDS encoding oligosaccharide flippase family protein, with amino-acid sequence MQRKFITNLALLLFLNLLIKPFWILGIDREVQNVVGAQSFGLYYALFNFSFLLNALLDIGITNFNNKNIAQNTHLLTKHFSNIVGLKFILALFYAIVTLVFAVVVGYKGEEIKMLLLLVFNQFLISFVLYLRSNISGLHLFKTDSLISVLDRLIMIAISVVLLWGNIFESEYKIEWFIYTQTAGYAITAIIAFLVVFNKAGVFKLTWSKPFFISILKQSYPFALLILLMMIYTKSDTIIMERILPSGAEQTGIFAQAYRLLDSANMIGFLFAGLLLPLFARMIKLNERINELVNLSLSLILALAVISATGSFFFRFEIMDLLYHEYIYESSQVFGVLMFSFIAMSFTYIFGTLLTANGNLKQLNWLAAIGVVVNIALNFYLIPRFLSLGAAISGLITNSLIALIQVVLTALIFKFEINFKLIAKIVFFSIGVVALAFFSKILPFGWITNFLIMVLTSVLWAFITGVLNIKSMYHIIKYG; translated from the coding sequence ATGCAAAGAAAATTTATTACAAACCTCGCCCTTCTGTTATTTCTGAACCTGCTTATTAAGCCATTCTGGATATTGGGTATAGATAGGGAAGTGCAAAATGTTGTTGGAGCCCAAAGTTTCGGTTTATACTATGCGCTTTTTAATTTTTCTTTTTTATTGAATGCTTTGCTGGATATTGGAATTACCAATTTTAACAACAAAAACATAGCCCAAAACACCCACCTGTTAACCAAGCATTTTTCAAATATTGTTGGATTAAAATTTATACTGGCCTTGTTTTATGCCATTGTAACCCTTGTTTTTGCTGTTGTTGTTGGATATAAAGGGGAGGAAATTAAAATGCTGTTGTTGCTTGTATTCAATCAATTCCTTATTTCTTTTGTCCTTTATTTACGTTCGAATATTTCCGGATTGCATTTATTCAAAACTGATAGCCTGATTTCTGTTTTAGATAGGTTAATAATGATAGCAATTAGTGTAGTACTATTATGGGGAAACATTTTTGAAAGCGAATATAAAATAGAATGGTTTATATACACCCAAACTGCTGGTTATGCCATTACTGCAATTATAGCTTTTTTAGTGGTATTTAATAAAGCAGGTGTGTTTAAACTTACCTGGAGCAAACCTTTTTTTATTTCTATCTTAAAACAAAGCTATCCTTTTGCTCTTTTGATTTTGTTAATGATGATTTATACAAAATCAGATACCATTATTATGGAAAGAATACTGCCTTCGGGTGCTGAACAAACAGGTATTTTTGCCCAGGCATACAGATTACTGGATTCTGCAAATATGATTGGATTTTTATTTGCAGGCCTGTTGCTTCCCCTTTTTGCCAGGATGATTAAGTTAAATGAGAGAATAAATGAATTAGTTAATCTTTCCCTTTCCTTAATTCTTGCTTTGGCGGTCATTTCTGCCACAGGTTCTTTTTTCTTCAGGTTTGAAATTATGGATTTGCTCTACCATGAGTACATTTATGAATCATCTCAGGTGTTTGGTGTTTTAATGTTTTCCTTCATTGCAATGTCTTTTACTTATATTTTCGGGACTTTATTAACTGCAAATGGTAATTTAAAACAACTTAACTGGCTTGCTGCTATTGGAGTGGTTGTAAATATAGCCCTCAACTTTTACCTTATTCCACGGTTTTTGTCCCTAGGAGCCGCAATTTCTGGTTTAATTACCAATTCTTTGATAGCTTTAATTCAGGTTGTTCTTACTGCTCTTATTTTTAAATTCGAAATAAATTTTAAGTTAATAGCTAAAATAGTTTTCTTTTCAATCGGGGTTGTTGCCCTTGCATTCTTTTCTAAAATATTGCCTTTTGGCTGGATAACAAATTTTCTTATAATGGTTTTAACAAGTGTTTTATGGGCATTTATAACTGGTGTCTTAAATATTAAATCCATGTACCATATAATAAAGTATGGATAA
- a CDS encoding DEAD/DEAH box helicase yields the protein MIEKALENLKISSLNEMQLAALNATEKDNDLLLLSPTGSGKTLGFFLPLLNKLKPEKQGVQALVLVPSRELAIQIEQVFKMMGTGFKVNVCYGGHSTKIEKNNLEYPPAVLIATPGRMSYHIDRRNVDTSTIHTLILDEFDKALEFGFQEDMAYIISQLKNLKRRFLTSATEMQKIPDFAGVKSPVILNYLSASTPQGLKLKAVKSVGKDKIDALFSLVCMIGNKATLIFCNHRDAVERISDLLNDKKLDHDIFHGGMEQDEREKALIKFRNASCHLLVTTDLASRGLDIPEIENIIHYQLAPTENVFTHRNGRTARMKAEGTAYIILGQDEHVPSYIKKAPEFVDLPEKNVLPERSQWATLYISAGKKDKINKMDIVGVLHHKGNLQKEDIGLIEVLDYSSFVAIKRAKINKLVQVIKDEKIKRKTVKIEVAK from the coding sequence ATGATAGAAAAAGCACTTGAGAATCTTAAAATATCCTCATTAAATGAAATGCAGTTGGCTGCCCTTAATGCAACAGAAAAAGACAATGATTTATTGCTTCTTTCACCTACAGGCTCAGGAAAAACACTAGGTTTTTTTCTGCCACTTTTAAATAAATTAAAACCAGAAAAGCAAGGTGTACAAGCTCTTGTGTTAGTTCCTTCCAGAGAACTCGCAATACAAATAGAACAGGTATTTAAAATGATGGGGACCGGCTTTAAGGTTAATGTTTGTTACGGAGGACATTCCACCAAAATTGAAAAAAACAATCTTGAATATCCTCCTGCAGTTCTAATTGCTACACCTGGTAGAATGTCATACCATATCGATCGAAGAAATGTTGATACCTCCACCATTCATACCCTAATACTTGATGAATTTGATAAGGCACTTGAATTCGGTTTTCAGGAAGATATGGCCTATATTATTAGTCAACTCAAGAATTTGAAAAGACGATTTCTTACTTCTGCAACAGAAATGCAAAAAATACCTGATTTTGCTGGTGTAAAATCTCCTGTGATTTTAAATTATCTTTCAGCCTCTACGCCTCAGGGGTTAAAGCTTAAAGCTGTTAAATCTGTTGGAAAGGATAAAATTGACGCTCTGTTTTCCCTGGTTTGTATGATCGGAAATAAAGCAACATTGATTTTTTGCAACCACAGGGATGCAGTAGAACGTATTAGTGACTTACTCAATGATAAAAAGTTGGATCACGATATTTTTCATGGAGGCATGGAACAGGATGAACGTGAAAAAGCGTTGATAAAATTCCGAAACGCATCTTGCCATTTGTTGGTTACTACAGATTTGGCATCCAGAGGACTTGATATTCCTGAAATTGAAAATATAATTCACTATCAACTGGCTCCAACCGAAAATGTTTTTACCCATAGGAATGGGCGAACTGCACGGATGAAAGCCGAGGGTACTGCTTACATTATTTTGGGCCAAGATGAACATGTGCCTTCTTACATAAAAAAAGCACCAGAGTTTGTGGATTTGCCTGAAAAAAATGTTTTGCCAGAAAGGTCCCAATGGGCTACTCTGTATATTTCAGCAGGGAAAAAAGATAAAATTAACAAAATGGATATTGTGGGTGTTCTGCATCATAAAGGAAATTTGCAAAAAGAAGACATTGGCCTTATTGAAGTATTGGATTATTCTTCATTCGTTGCAATTAAGAGAGCAAAAATAAATAAATTGGTACAAGTCATTAAAGACGAAAAAATAAAAAGAAAGACAGTGAAAATCGAAGTTGCCAAATAA
- a CDS encoding DUF1456 family protein — MTNNDILKKLRVALQLKDEDIIHILKLNDFEITKSELSALFRKEDHPNYKECGDQLLRNFLNGLITYKRGPRPERK, encoded by the coding sequence ATGACAAATAACGATATACTGAAAAAATTGCGTGTAGCCCTTCAATTAAAGGACGAAGATATTATCCACATCCTGAAATTAAATGATTTTGAAATTACAAAAAGCGAACTGAGTGCTCTTTTTCGCAAAGAAGACCATCCCAATTATAAGGAATGTGGAGATCAATTGCTTCGCAATTTCCTAAATGGATTAATTACCTACAAAAGAGGTCCAAGGCCAGAAAGAAAGTAA
- a CDS encoding UDP-3-O-(3-hydroxymyristoyl)glucosamine N-acyltransferase, whose amino-acid sequence MKLNSPISLKSISALISAEFAGKPDFSITGINEIHKVEHGDLTFVDHPKYYDKALNSAATTIIINKKVECPEGKSLLFSDDPFRDYNILTRHFMPFKSSSVSISPTSTIGTGTVIMPGVFIGNNCTIGNNCTIHPNVVIYDETIIGNHVIIHANSVIGADAFYFKRREDSYDKMHSCGRVIIHDRAEIGACCTIDKGVSGDTIIGQGTKLDNQVHVGHDTVIGKNCLFAAQVGIAGVVTIEDNVILWGQVGVQKDLTIGRGAIVLGQSGVPKSLEGGKVYFGSPTRDAKEKMKEIAMLKDLQNILLKQNKQ is encoded by the coding sequence ATGAAGTTAAATTCTCCAATATCCTTAAAATCCATTTCGGCTTTAATAAGCGCTGAATTTGCCGGCAAACCTGATTTTTCAATTACCGGCATCAATGAAATTCACAAAGTAGAGCATGGAGATCTAACCTTTGTTGATCATCCAAAATACTATGATAAGGCATTAAATTCAGCTGCAACTACAATTATTATAAATAAGAAAGTTGAATGCCCTGAAGGGAAATCACTTCTATTTTCTGATGATCCATTTAGAGATTACAATATACTTACCAGGCATTTTATGCCATTTAAGTCTAGTTCAGTGAGCATAAGTCCAACCTCAACAATTGGTACTGGTACTGTTATTATGCCGGGGGTTTTTATTGGAAACAATTGTACTATCGGCAACAATTGCACTATTCATCCAAACGTTGTTATTTATGATGAAACGATAATTGGGAACCATGTAATTATTCATGCCAATTCAGTTATTGGTGCTGATGCATTCTATTTTAAACGCAGGGAGGATAGCTATGATAAAATGCATTCCTGTGGCAGGGTGATTATTCATGACAGGGCAGAGATAGGGGCATGCTGTACAATTGACAAAGGGGTTTCGGGAGATACCATAATCGGGCAGGGAACGAAACTCGACAATCAGGTTCATGTAGGTCATGATACTGTAATTGGTAAGAATTGTTTATTTGCTGCACAAGTGGGAATTGCAGGTGTAGTAACAATTGAAGACAATGTAATACTTTGGGGACAGGTGGGAGTTCAAAAGGATTTGACTATTGGTAGAGGTGCTATTGTTTTAGGTCAGTCAGGGGTTCCCAAATCACTTGAAGGAGGAAAAGTATACTTTGGTTCTCCAACCAGAGATGCTAAAGAAAAAATGAAAGAAATAGCTATGCTTAAAGATTTGCAGAATATACTGCTAAAACAAAACAAACAATAG
- a CDS encoding PP2C family protein-serine/threonine phosphatase, translating into MSSTVNNKTSLINSQKLDVLLNVTKAINFNQSTEELLNTYEKFLRENLRIEKLILYSNQNNEWTHLISYGISPKTKNINIEKSLLPLKEITSLISTSNPELKSFDIAIPVYHKSQPLAYLLIGDIYDKETEISPTIKHLPFIQTLTNIILVAIENKRFAKERIRQEGMKKELELASQMQSLLFPANLPNDDKIEAAALYQPHQEVGGDYYDFIRLNENEVVFCMADVSGKGISAALLMSNFQANLRALLNAKISLTDLIKDLNLKVMSNTKGEKFITLFVAKYNQVTRVMQFINAGHNPPVLISGDQIVLLQTGSAGLGMVDELPKVKEGIINIAPNTCLFCYTDGVVELENEVGDDFGIERLKDLLKDVSNKSMEQVNLSIIKKLDEFKASMHYCDDVALLSCRFY; encoded by the coding sequence ATGTCATCAACGGTAAATAATAAAACATCGCTGATCAATAGCCAAAAATTGGATGTCTTGTTAAATGTCACCAAGGCAATCAATTTTAATCAGTCGACCGAGGAGTTATTAAATACCTACGAAAAATTTCTGCGCGAAAATTTGCGTATTGAAAAATTAATATTGTACAGCAATCAAAATAATGAATGGACGCATTTGATTAGTTATGGGATAAGCCCAAAAACTAAAAATATCAATATTGAAAAATCCTTACTTCCTTTAAAAGAAATAACTTCTTTAATTTCAACAAGCAATCCTGAACTTAAATCATTTGATATTGCTATACCCGTATATCATAAATCACAACCACTAGCCTATTTATTAATAGGTGACATTTATGATAAAGAAACTGAGATAAGTCCTACTATTAAGCACTTGCCTTTTATTCAAACATTAACCAATATCATTTTGGTTGCAATTGAAAACAAACGGTTTGCCAAGGAGAGAATACGGCAAGAGGGGATGAAAAAAGAACTTGAACTTGCTTCACAAATGCAATCACTTCTTTTTCCTGCAAACCTTCCCAACGATGATAAAATTGAGGCAGCCGCTCTTTACCAGCCCCATCAGGAGGTAGGAGGAGATTATTATGATTTTATCCGGCTTAATGAAAATGAGGTTGTATTTTGCATGGCTGATGTTTCGGGCAAGGGTATTTCAGCAGCTCTTTTGATGTCAAATTTCCAGGCAAATTTACGCGCCTTATTAAATGCAAAAATATCGCTTACAGATTTGATCAAGGACCTTAATTTAAAGGTTATGAGCAATACCAAGGGAGAAAAATTTATCACCTTGTTCGTTGCAAAATACAACCAGGTTACAAGAGTAATGCAATTTATAAATGCAGGTCATAACCCTCCTGTATTAATATCAGGCGATCAAATCGTATTGCTTCAAACAGGAAGTGCTGGATTAGGGATGGTAGATGAATTACCAAAAGTAAAGGAGGGAATAATAAATATTGCTCCCAATACCTGTTTATTTTGTTATACTGATGGAGTTGTTGAACTTGAAAATGAAGTTGGAGATGACTTCGGGATAGAAAGGCTAAAAGACCTTTTAAAAGATGTATCCAATAAAAGCATGGAACAAGTTAACTTATCCATTATTAAAAAATTGGATGAATTTAAAGCTAGTATGCATTATTGTGATGATGTTGCTTTATTGAGCTGCAGGTTTTACTAG
- a CDS encoding ATP-binding cassette domain-containing protein gives MEILLKDIGKRYNNEWIFKGITHNFTKGNNYVILGSNGTGKSTLLQLIAGNFIPSEGNISYTLENKALDQEKIFTHISIATPYLDLIEEYTLTELIDFHSKFKPMLFDTEKTIEILDLNSSKNKVLKYFSSGMKQRVKLALAILNKNPLLLLDEPSSNLDRNSINWYMEMIKKYCSEKLIVVCSNNQKEEYFFCNKEIQIELYKTAKIQA, from the coding sequence ATGGAAATACTACTCAAGGATATTGGGAAACGCTACAACAACGAATGGATTTTTAAAGGGATAACACATAACTTTACAAAAGGGAATAATTATGTTATACTTGGGTCAAACGGAACTGGTAAATCAACCCTTCTCCAATTAATTGCAGGAAATTTTATTCCTTCGGAAGGAAACATTTCTTATACCTTGGAAAACAAAGCCCTTGACCAGGAAAAAATTTTTACTCATATTAGCATAGCCACTCCTTATCTTGATTTAATAGAGGAATATACCTTAACGGAACTAATTGATTTTCATTCCAAGTTTAAACCTATGCTGTTTGACACTGAAAAAACAATTGAAATACTTGATCTTAATTCTTCCAAAAACAAGGTTTTAAAATATTTTTCTTCGGGAATGAAACAAAGGGTAAAGTTAGCATTGGCTATTTTAAACAAAAATCCTTTACTCTTACTTGATGAGCCAAGTTCCAATCTTGACCGTAACAGCATAAACTGGTATATGGAAATGATAAAAAAATATTGTAGTGAAAAATTAATTGTAGTTTGTTCCAATAATCAAAAGGAAGAATACTTCTTTTGCAATAAGGAAATACAAATAGAACTTTATAAAACTGCAAAAATTCAAGCTTAA
- the efp gene encoding elongation factor P: MATTQDIGVGSIIKFNGELCQIVEYQHRTPGNLRAFYQAKMRNLMTGKSVEYRFRAGESVELVRIEHRTLQYIYSEGESIVCMDNETYEQLYIPSRLVGDSFKFMKEGMEVKVALEDETPIMAEAPTFVELEVTYTEPGMKGDTATNTLKQATLETGAIVNVPLFINQGEKIKVDTRTSAYVERVKN, from the coding sequence ATGGCTACCACTCAAGACATAGGTGTAGGATCTATAATCAAGTTTAATGGAGAACTTTGTCAGATTGTTGAATATCAACACCGCACACCCGGTAATTTAAGGGCTTTTTATCAGGCAAAAATGCGTAATTTAATGACCGGAAAATCTGTTGAATATCGATTTCGAGCAGGTGAATCTGTGGAATTGGTAAGAATTGAACACCGTACACTCCAATATATTTATTCAGAGGGTGAGAGTATAGTTTGCATGGACAATGAAACCTATGAACAGCTATATATTCCATCCAGACTTGTGGGTGATAGTTTTAAATTTATGAAAGAAGGCATGGAAGTAAAAGTTGCATTGGAGGATGAAACTCCAATAATGGCAGAAGCTCCAACTTTTGTAGAACTTGAAGTAACATATACAGAGCCTGGAATGAAAGGGGATACAGCCACAAACACTTTAAAACAGGCCACACTTGAAACAGGTGCAATTGTTAACGTACCTTTATTTATTAATCAGGGTGAAAAAATCAAAGTTGACACGCGTACTTCTGCTTATGTAGAAAGGGTAAAAAACTAG